A genomic stretch from Halalkalibacillus sediminis includes:
- the spoIIIAE gene encoding stage III sporulation protein AE: protein MKKKLTITVLLFIYFFSPSSVLAVSESIPDELQNRWLDSGEIEDQWRHELSDYREYLPFAADEHWLDPIKDGSVFSLKNWLDGISRFFIDEWMQNGRLIALLIFLTLLSVFLKVLVNSFENQSVSQISYFVIFGVLLTLAITSFHQAVTYTTEAIHGMGHFMLALLPLMLSMMAAFGNVASVAFFHPLILFFVQMSGVLITKVVLPLFFFSAILSIASEINKDYNVTQFAKLMKHIAFGILGAFLTLFLSVMSLQGVNAAVTDGVAIRATKFVTSNFIPVIGKMFTDATDTVLSASLLLKNTIGLAGVVMVMIITLFPALKVLVLGLIFKVTAAILQPVADGPIVEVIDIMGKHIFYILTALLTISLMFFFSLVMLIIVGNMTLMIR, encoded by the coding sequence ATGAAAAAAAAACTAACTATTACTGTTTTATTATTCATTTACTTTTTCTCCCCAAGTTCGGTACTTGCTGTTTCGGAAAGCATCCCAGACGAGTTACAAAATAGATGGTTGGACAGTGGAGAAATAGAAGATCAATGGCGACATGAACTCAGTGATTACCGTGAATATCTACCGTTCGCAGCTGATGAGCATTGGTTAGATCCAATAAAAGATGGATCAGTATTTTCGTTAAAGAACTGGTTAGATGGTATATCACGCTTTTTCATTGACGAGTGGATGCAGAATGGACGACTAATAGCTTTATTGATTTTCCTAACTCTGTTGAGTGTTTTTTTGAAAGTACTGGTCAATTCATTCGAAAACCAATCGGTCTCCCAAATAAGTTATTTCGTTATATTCGGGGTTCTGCTGACCTTGGCAATCACCAGCTTCCATCAAGCAGTCACCTATACTACTGAGGCGATTCATGGGATGGGTCACTTCATGTTAGCACTACTTCCCTTGATGTTAAGCATGATGGCTGCATTCGGTAATGTGGCATCGGTGGCTTTTTTTCACCCCTTAATATTGTTCTTTGTTCAAATGAGTGGAGTATTGATTACAAAAGTAGTTCTACCACTATTTTTCTTTTCAGCAATACTGTCAATCGCTAGTGAAATCAATAAGGATTACAACGTCACTCAGTTTGCCAAGTTAATGAAGCATATTGCTTTCGGGATTTTAGGGGCGTTTTTAACTTTATTTCTTTCTGTCATGTCTTTACAGGGGGTTAACGCAGCAGTGACAGATGGAGTGGCCATACGAGCTACAAAGTTTGTTACTAGTAATTTCATACCTGTGATCGGTAAGATGTTCACTGATGCAACCGATACGGTGTTATCAGCAAGTCTTTTGTTAAAGAACACAATCGGTCTTGCAGGTGTTGTAATGGTGATGATCATTACGCTATTTCCCGCATTGAAGGTGCTTGTATTAGGACTGATTTTTAAAGTAACGGCGGCAATCCTTCAACCAGTAGCTGACGGCCCAATAGTAGAGGTTATAGACATCATGGGGAAACATATCTTCTATATACTTACTGCACTATTAACGATATCTTTGATGTTCTTCTTTTCATTAGTCATGTTGATTATAGTTGGGAACATGACATTAATGATTCGATAA
- the spoIIIAD gene encoding stage III sporulation protein AD, whose product MDLVQVITIAIVASILIILVREKSPSIAFMLVLFTGILIFFVVAREISQLFGLFQQMMTRMNMSMIHLDTILKVIGVAYLTEFTSQLLKDAQLQAIAVKVELAGKIFILVIALPIFIAVLETLMKFLPS is encoded by the coding sequence ATGGATCTTGTCCAAGTAATAACGATTGCTATAGTTGCCAGTATTTTAATCATCCTTGTCAGAGAGAAGAGCCCTTCAATAGCATTTATGCTAGTTCTTTTTACAGGGATTTTAATCTTTTTTGTGGTAGCTAGAGAAATTTCTCAGTTATTCGGCTTGTTCCAACAGATGATGACGAGGATGAATATGTCCATGATCCACCTTGACACCATTCTTAAGGTAATCGGGGTGGCATACCTGACCGAATTCACTTCACAGTTATTGAAGGATGCTCAACTTCAAGCAATTGCTGTGAAAGTTGAATTAGCAGGCAAGATATTTATTTTAGTGATTGCGTTGCCTATATTTATTGCAGTATTGGAGACGCTGATGAAATTTTTACCGAGTTGA
- the spoIIIAC gene encoding stage III sporulation protein AC: protein MNDVYLLFQIAGIGIVVAMIHTILKQMGKEDIAHWATLVGFIIVLIIVIDYLSRLFQQIKSVFLLQMIKGLFM from the coding sequence ATGAATGATGTCTATCTTTTATTTCAAATTGCAGGAATAGGTATCGTAGTTGCTATGATCCATACCATTCTTAAACAGATGGGTAAAGAAGATATAGCCCATTGGGCGACCCTCGTCGGTTTTATTATTGTATTGATCATTGTGATTGACTATCTATCAAGATTGTTCCAACAAATAAAATCCGTATTTTTATTGCAAATGATCAAGGGGCTCTTCATGTAA
- the spoIIIAB gene encoding stage III sporulation protein SpoIIIAB, producing MKWIGAILILFTCTWVGIDIARNYSRRPRQIKELLHALQIMEAEMVYGQEPIRQVFIQLSKQLGPPIAFIFYDLSEHMRTSHESLEVLWERVLNEKWKYTSMKSNEKEVLLHLGQSLGVHDLEHQRKQIHLAHIHLSGELDDANQDDKRFSKLFRALGVLSGLLLMLIFI from the coding sequence ATGAAGTGGATCGGAGCGATATTGATCCTGTTTACGTGCACATGGGTCGGAATCGATATAGCTAGAAATTATTCGAGAAGACCACGACAAATCAAGGAACTACTGCACGCACTCCAAATAATGGAAGCCGAAATGGTATACGGACAAGAACCGATAAGACAAGTTTTTATCCAGCTATCTAAACAATTAGGTCCCCCGATTGCTTTCATTTTTTATGACTTATCCGAACATATGCGAACGTCCCATGAATCCCTGGAAGTTTTATGGGAAAGAGTGCTGAATGAGAAATGGAAATATACTTCTATGAAATCCAATGAGAAAGAGGTTTTACTCCATTTGGGTCAATCTCTCGGAGTGCACGACTTGGAGCACCAAAGAAAACAAATCCATCTGGCACACATCCATTTAAGTGGAGAATTAGATGATGCAAATCAAGATGATAAAAGATTCTCTAAACTGTTTCGTGCGTTAGGAGTCCTTTCTGGACTGTTATTGATGTTAATTTTTATTTAA
- the spoIIIAA gene encoding stage III sporulation protein AA, with product MLKPEIFRVLPKKLQTAFKKYRSDQLRGLEEIRLRLNKCPELVFSHKSLMMNDFIFTENDSKEFLGQISQHSVYRLEDEFRNGYITLSGGHRVGLAGKVSTEKGRVKAITHISSFNIRVATAYEGAAKDLVPHLYKEGISNTLLIGPPKSGKTTLLRDLVRSVSNGLHGIEAQRVGLIDERSEIAAVLDGSPQHDVGLRTDVMADCPKSEGMMMMIRSMSPELLAVDEIGHEEDVKSLREAIHAGVGIVCTVHGQALDEVKNRPILSSLFEEKVFDSYVLLIPRQRSGDIQMIYDKHFRLIKTLTRRNANEVDRSDIDPVYVHMGRNRYS from the coding sequence ATGTTAAAGCCCGAAATTTTCCGTGTTCTACCTAAGAAATTGCAAACTGCATTTAAAAAATATAGAAGTGATCAATTAAGAGGTTTAGAGGAAATTCGTCTTCGTTTGAATAAGTGTCCAGAACTTGTATTCAGCCATAAAAGCCTAATGATGAACGATTTTATTTTTACAGAAAATGATTCAAAAGAGTTTCTTGGGCAGATCAGTCAGCACTCTGTCTATCGGTTAGAAGATGAATTTCGCAATGGATATATTACGTTATCTGGAGGACACAGGGTTGGTTTAGCAGGTAAAGTGTCGACCGAAAAGGGACGAGTCAAGGCTATTACACATATATCTTCATTCAATATAAGGGTAGCTACAGCTTACGAGGGTGCTGCTAAGGACCTTGTACCTCACCTGTATAAAGAAGGCATCAGTAATACTCTTTTGATTGGACCTCCTAAAAGTGGGAAAACCACTCTATTGAGAGATCTTGTCCGGTCAGTAAGTAATGGGTTGCACGGCATTGAAGCTCAGAGGGTAGGGCTAATAGATGAACGATCAGAAATCGCCGCAGTACTGGATGGGTCACCTCAACATGACGTAGGTTTAAGAACTGATGTTATGGCCGACTGTCCGAAATCTGAAGGAATGATGATGATGATCCGTTCCATGTCGCCAGAATTGTTAGCAGTCGATGAAATTGGACACGAAGAAGATGTCAAAAGTCTACGAGAAGCAATACACGCAGGTGTCGGAATTGTATGTACTGTTCATGGACAAGCACTTGATGAAGTCAAAAATAGACCCATTCTCTCTAGCTTATTTGAAGAAAAAGTGTTTGATTCCTATGTCCTTTTAATACCCCGTCAACGTTCGGGGGATATTCAGATGATTTATGATAAACATTTTCGATTGATAAAAACCTTGACGAGGAGAAACGCCAATGAAGTGGATCGGAGCGATATTGATCCTGTTTACGTGCACATGGGTCGGAATCGATATAGCTAG
- the efp gene encoding elongation factor P, whose translation MISVNDFKTGLTIELDNSIWQVVEFQHVKPGKGAAFVRSKLRNIENGSIQEKTFRAGEKVNRAHLERRPMQYMYASGDDHAFMDTETFEQLDIPSSIIENHLKFLRENMQVTVLIYDGNTLGIELPKNVELEVVETEPGVKGDTASGGTKPATLETGHIVQVPFFIDKGEVLVVSTTDGKYVSRA comes from the coding sequence TTGATTTCAGTAAACGATTTTAAAACTGGTTTAACGATAGAACTAGATAATTCTATTTGGCAGGTTGTTGAATTCCAACATGTAAAGCCTGGTAAAGGTGCTGCATTCGTTCGTTCTAAATTAAGAAATATAGAAAATGGAAGCATCCAAGAAAAGACATTCCGTGCGGGTGAAAAAGTGAACCGTGCTCATTTGGAACGTCGTCCGATGCAATACATGTATGCTTCAGGTGACGATCATGCATTCATGGATACAGAAACATTCGAACAATTGGATATTCCTAGTTCGATTATCGAGAATCATTTGAAGTTTCTAAGAGAAAACATGCAAGTTACTGTACTGATTTATGATGGAAATACTTTAGGAATCGAATTACCTAAAAACGTGGAATTAGAGGTTGTCGAAACTGAACCAGGCGTTAAAGGTGATACAGCAAGCGGCGGAACAAAACCCGCGACCCTTGAAACTGGTCACATTGTACAAGTACCTTTTTTCATTGATAAAGGTGAAGTTCTAGTTGTTAGTACAACTGATGGTAAATACGTATCAAGAGCTTAG
- a CDS encoding M24 family metallopeptidase, protein MEKLTKLRELLTKNDLDGLLITSGQNRRYMTGFTGTAGVVLVTQDKAKFITDFRYTVQAKEQVHGYEIVEHKGPIHNEVSEQIDQLDIKKLGFEKNDMTYNTYETYKQAINAEFIPVGGLVEELRLVKTEEELTIMKEAAKIADAAFEYIQTVIKPGVKEIDVSNELEFFMRRQGATSSSFDIIVASGYRSALPHGVASEKVIESGELVTLDFGALYKGYCSDITRTVAVGPIDDKLKEIYDVVLEAQLRGMKGTKAGMTGKEADALTRDYIKEKGYGEYFGHSTGHGLGMDVHEGPGLSFRSETVLKPGMVVTVEPGIYVPNVGGCRIEDDTVITEDGNEPLNFSTKELITL, encoded by the coding sequence ATGGAAAAATTGACGAAGTTAAGAGAGTTACTTACTAAGAACGATCTTGATGGTCTACTGATCACTAGTGGCCAAAATCGCAGATATATGACTGGTTTTACTGGCACTGCAGGTGTTGTATTAGTAACTCAAGACAAAGCAAAATTCATTACAGATTTTCGCTATACCGTTCAAGCAAAAGAACAGGTACATGGTTATGAAATCGTTGAACACAAAGGGCCAATCCATAATGAAGTTTCTGAACAGATTGACCAATTGGATATCAAAAAATTAGGTTTTGAAAAAAATGATATGACTTACAATACATACGAAACCTATAAACAAGCCATTAATGCGGAGTTTATTCCTGTTGGTGGACTGGTCGAAGAATTGCGATTAGTCAAAACTGAAGAGGAATTAACCATTATGAAAGAAGCAGCTAAAATCGCAGATGCTGCATTTGAATATATTCAAACCGTCATTAAGCCAGGTGTTAAAGAAATAGATGTTTCCAATGAACTAGAATTCTTCATGAGAAGACAAGGAGCTACATCTTCATCATTTGATATAATTGTTGCATCTGGTTACCGATCAGCTCTTCCACACGGTGTTGCATCTGAGAAAGTAATTGAATCGGGCGAACTGGTTACGTTGGACTTCGGGGCTTTATATAAAGGGTATTGCTCTGATATTACACGTACGGTCGCAGTCGGGCCAATTGACGATAAGTTAAAAGAAATTTATGATGTAGTATTAGAGGCACAGTTAAGAGGAATGAAAGGTACCAAAGCTGGTATGACTGGTAAAGAAGCGGATGCTTTAACCAGAGATTATATTAAAGAAAAAGGTTATGGAGAGTATTTCGGGCATTCAACTGGACACGGCTTAGGAATGGATGTTCATGAGGGGCCTGGTTTATCATTCCGTTCAGAAACTGTTTTAAAACCAGGGATGGTTGTTACGGTGGAACCTGGTATTTATGTTCCAAATGTAGGCGGATGCCGCATTGAAGATGATACTGTAATTACCGAAGATGGAAATGAGCCGTTGAACTTCTCAACAAAAGAATTAATTACTTTATAA
- the aroQ gene encoding type II 3-dehydroquinate dehydratase, giving the protein MKKLLMLNGPNLNLLGERSPDTYGSTSLTEVENEVYDFLRENGWELTCRQSNHEGELIDILHDARKHFEGVIFNPGGYSHTSVAIRDAIEAISIPVIEVHISNIYQREAFRHQSFISPVASGHISGLGIKGYKVAAFALLEKLTEREN; this is encoded by the coding sequence ATGAAAAAACTATTAATGCTGAATGGACCGAACTTAAATCTACTGGGAGAAAGAAGCCCGGATACTTATGGAAGTACCAGTCTTACCGAAGTAGAAAATGAAGTCTATGACTTTTTGAGAGAAAACGGCTGGGAGTTAACATGTCGACAATCAAATCATGAGGGTGAACTGATTGATATTTTACATGACGCACGAAAGCATTTTGAAGGTGTGATTTTCAATCCAGGGGGATACTCTCATACAAGCGTAGCGATCCGAGATGCCATTGAAGCAATCTCGATTCCTGTTATTGAAGTTCACATTTCGAATATTTATCAAAGGGAAGCCTTCAGACATCAATCTTTCATATCACCGGTCGCATCTGGACATATTAGTGGATTGGGGATAAAAGGTTACAAAGTAGCAGCATTCGCTTTACTAGAAAAATTGACAGAGAGGGAGAATTAA
- a CDS encoding YqhR family membrane protein gives MSNKNGQEKKSSILKKSLFAGVIAGLLFGSLSTLGYYLSFSEVSHASFIVRSYFTEPWTQDFIAELVSLGVVAIISLLPAVIYYFTMRNLHGIFPGVFMGALLWVLFFVLLPPFFSAVPSIQNMNSDTIATTFCQFILYGTFIGFTITYESHGERVQSSKHSQNEVDV, from the coding sequence ATGTCAAATAAAAACGGACAAGAAAAAAAATCGTCAATACTTAAAAAGAGTTTATTTGCTGGAGTGATTGCTGGATTATTATTTGGCAGTTTAAGTACACTTGGATATTATTTATCCTTTTCTGAAGTATCTCACGCTTCGTTTATAGTCAGGTCATATTTTACAGAGCCTTGGACACAGGACTTCATAGCAGAGTTAGTCAGTTTGGGTGTGGTTGCGATCATTAGCCTGTTACCAGCTGTAATTTATTACTTTACGATGAGGAACTTACATGGGATCTTCCCGGGAGTTTTCATGGGTGCATTGTTGTGGGTGTTGTTTTTTGTGCTACTACCACCATTTTTTTCAGCTGTACCCTCGATCCAGAACATGAACTCCGATACCATTGCCACAACTTTTTGTCAGTTTATATTATACGGAACGTTTATTGGTTTCACCATTACTTATGAGTCACATGGAGAAAGGGTACAGTCATCAAAACATTCACAAAATGAGGTTGATGTATGA
- a CDS encoding SA1362 family protein has product MQSNLIKWIIYIVLILATVGLLGQLVTDPLGFIQYILMTIGFIALIGGAFYYFFIHRRRRGSSEFRQAVKQSKKKYGTVDRKMNHNSHIQKPDKLKKNRSNRNHLKVIKGNKK; this is encoded by the coding sequence ATGCAATCAAACTTAATTAAATGGATCATCTATATTGTTCTTATCCTTGCAACCGTCGGCTTGTTAGGTCAATTAGTTACAGACCCACTAGGATTCATTCAATATATTTTGATGACCATTGGATTCATTGCTCTGATTGGTGGAGCTTTTTATTACTTTTTCATCCACAGAAGACGCCGTGGCAGCTCAGAATTCCGACAAGCTGTAAAACAATCGAAGAAAAAATATGGAACAGTCGATCGAAAGATGAACCATAACTCTCACATTCAAAAACCTGATAAATTAAAAAAGAATAGAAGTAATAGAAATCACTTGAAAGTCATTAAAGGTAATAAAAAATAG
- a CDS encoding patatin-like phospholipase family protein: MEVDGVFSGGGVKAFAFLGAIDVCEKKNIEFTRVAGSSAGALIASLVKAGYKYEELYHMLDDVDLKEFLDQPFWMKNVPLLKWLLLYYRMGLYKGDALENWIDEKLQKKGLRTFGDLPDKALTIIGTDLTNGRMAVFPNDLSKVYGINPKDFSIAKAVRMSASIPYFFQPVTIQKSKHQKSLIVDGGVLSNFPYWVFNQKSELKARPSIGIKLNANYSSIPKQKVNNSVDLLHALFLTMLQAHDARHISKDNAKDIIFIPIKDIHATNFELSKEEKSYLIEVGRLKANAFFKKWSG, from the coding sequence ATGGAAGTCGATGGAGTCTTTTCAGGTGGAGGTGTGAAGGCATTCGCTTTTTTGGGTGCGATCGATGTTTGCGAGAAGAAGAACATCGAATTCACAAGAGTTGCTGGAAGTTCTGCGGGTGCGTTAATCGCATCATTAGTTAAAGCAGGATACAAATACGAAGAACTATATCATATGCTTGATGATGTGGATTTAAAAGAGTTTTTAGACCAACCTTTCTGGATGAAAAACGTACCTTTATTGAAATGGCTGTTACTTTATTATCGGATGGGGCTTTATAAAGGTGATGCTCTAGAAAACTGGATAGATGAAAAGCTTCAAAAGAAAGGATTGCGGACTTTCGGAGATTTGCCAGATAAAGCTCTGACCATTATCGGGACCGATCTCACTAATGGCCGGATGGCTGTATTCCCAAATGACTTATCGAAAGTATATGGTATCAATCCAAAGGACTTTTCTATAGCAAAAGCTGTTAGAATGAGTGCGAGTATTCCCTATTTCTTCCAACCCGTCACAATTCAAAAGTCAAAGCACCAAAAGAGTTTAATCGTAGACGGAGGGGTACTAAGTAATTTTCCATATTGGGTATTCAATCAAAAAAGCGAACTGAAGGCCAGACCGTCTATCGGAATTAAATTAAATGCGAACTATTCATCTATTCCGAAGCAGAAAGTCAATAATTCGGTTGATTTATTACATGCTTTATTTTTAACGATGCTACAGGCACATGATGCTCGACACATATCCAAAGATAATGCGAAGGACATCATTTTTATACCGATAAAAGATATACATGCTACGAATTTTGAATTATCGAAAGAGGAGAAGTCCTACTTGATAGAAGTAGGAAGGTTGAAAGCGAATGCTTTTTTTAAAAAGTGGAGTGGATAA